From Ipomoea triloba cultivar NCNSP0323 chromosome 5, ASM357664v1, the proteins below share one genomic window:
- the LOC116020820 gene encoding putative germin-like protein 2-1, translating into MALRFLILSFAVLAMAASFAHASDPSPLQDFCVAINDSKAAVFVNGKICKNPMEVDADDFLFQGLNKPGNTSNPLGSAVSAVNVNNLEGLNTLGISLARIDFAPYGLNPPHTHPRATEVLTVLEGTLYVGFVLSNPPPGMKNKLFTKTLYPGDVFVFPEGLIHFQFNIGHSNAIAFAGLSSQNPGVITIANAVFGSDPPIDPKVLTKAFQVEDKVIEYLQAQFWYNNNN; encoded by the exons ATGGCTCTTCGGTTCCTTATCCTTTCTTTTGCCGTTTTGGCTATGGCTGCTTCATTTGCCCATGCATCTGATCCCAGCCCATTGCAGGATTTCTGTGTTGCAATCAATGATTCCAAGGCTGCTG TGTTTGTTAATGGAAAGATTTGCAAGAACCCGATGGAAGTCGATGCTGATGACTTCCTCTTCCAGGGCCTTAACAAGCCTGGGAACACGTCAAATCCGCTTGGATCAGCGGTTTCTGCAGTGAATGTGAATAACCTAGAAGGACTAAACACTCTTGGCATTTCACTAGCTCGTATTGATTTTGCACCCTACGGTCTCAACCCTCCTCACACCCACCCTAGAGCAACCGAAGTCCTCACTGTCCTTGAGGGCACCCTCTACGTTGGATTCGTTCTTTCTAATCCACCACCGGGAATGAAAAACAAGCTCTTTACTAAGACATTGTATCCCGGAGATGTTTTCGTGTTCCCAGAAGGCCTCATTCATTTCCAATTCAACATCGGACATTCAAACGCCATTGCTTTTGCTGGTTTGAGTAGCCAGAACCCGGGAGTCATTACCATTGCCAACGCAGTATTCGGTTCTGATCCACCAATTGATCCTAAAGTTTTAACTAAAGCCTTCCAAGTTGAGGACAAAGTGATTGAATATCTCCAAGCACAATTCTGGTATAACAACAATAACTAG